The following coding sequences lie in one Apium graveolens cultivar Ventura chromosome 1, ASM990537v1, whole genome shotgun sequence genomic window:
- the LOC141723559 gene encoding cytochrome P450 81Q32-like codes for MESMSLYLYLLVVLFTIAALYLYTRLSNYNLPPTPFPALPIFGHLYLLKKPLHKTLSGLSKKYGPVFYFLYGSRRVLFVSSAAAAEECLTKNDIIFANRPNLIFGKYIGNDFTSIVWSGYGDHWRNLRKLCSLEILAPHRLQKLSSIRIEEVKSMVKHLYKVSGGEMQVVETKPFLFEMMFNVLTRMIAGKRYYGEESKNSEEAKRFQDIIKETSRLASAFDMGDYVPILRWFWFKDLENQFVKLSKRRYDFVQDWIDQFRGSGNKAENKNLIQILLDLHEAEPDYYTDDYIVSLMQALLQAGVSVSVDTMEWTMSLLLNNQDVLHKAQNEIDSVVGKDGLISETHLPELPYLRCILIETMRMYPVARYLVPHESSEDCSIAGFRVPRGTMLLLDLKAIQNDPKIWEDPEMFRPERFLEGNAGHGWLPFGSGRRKCPGEGLAMRVIVLALGALIQCFDWERIGKEMVDMTEGQGLFGPKVVPLRAKCRARPSIVGLLSEI; via the exons ATGGAGAGTATGAGCTTGTACCTCTATTTGCTTGTAGTGTTGTTTACCATTGCAGCTCTTTATCTGTACACTCGATTATCGAATTACAATCTTCCACCAACTCCATTCCCTGCATTACCAATATTTGGCCACCTTTACCTCCTTAAAAAGCCTCTGCACAAGACTCTTTCTGGTCTATCCAAGAAGTATGGTCCTGTTTTCTACTTTCTTTATGGCTCTCGTCGAGTTCTCTTTGTGTCCTCTGCTGCAGCAGCAGAAGAATGTTTAACGAAAAACGATATCATTTTTGCCAACCGTCCTAATCTTATATTTGGAAAATACATTGGAAACGACTTCACTAGCATTGTCTGGTCAGGTTACGGGGACCACTGGAGAAATCTCCGTAAACTCTGCTCACTGGAGATTTTAGCGCCTCATCGGTTGCAGAAACTGTCATCTATTCGAATAGAGGAAGTTAAGTCTATGGTGAAACACTTGTATAAGGTTTCTGGTGGTGAAATGCAGGTGGTTGAGACAAAGCCTTTTTTATTCGAGATGATGTTTAACGTGTTGACGAGGATGATTGCAGGGAAGAGATATTACGGAGAGGAGTCAAAGAATTCAGAGGAGGCAAAGCGATTTCAGGATATAATCAAGGAGACATCGAGGTTAGCAAGTGCTTTCGATATGGGGGATTATGTGCCAATCTTGAGGTGGTTCTGGTTTAAGGATCTGGAGAATCAGTTTGTTAAATTAAGTAAGAGGAGGTATGATTTTGTGCAAGATTGGATTGATCAATTTCGTGGATCTGGTAATAAAGCGGAGAATAAAAACTTGATTCAGATTTTGCTGGATCTACATGAGGCTGAGCCTGATTACTATACAGATGATTACATTGTAAGCCTGATGCAG GCACTACTACAGGCAGGAGTTAGTGTTTCAGTTGATACAATGGAATGGACAATGTCGCTTTTGCTTAACAACCAAGATGTGTTACATAAAGCTCAAAACGAAATTGACAGTGTGGTGGGGAAAGATGGTCTTATTAGTGAAACACATTTGCCAGAGCTTCCTTATTTGCGTTGCATCCTCATCGAGACAATGAGAATGTATCCAGTAGCGCGATATCTAGTACCCCACGAGTCATCCGAGGATTGTAGCATTGCTGGATTTCGCGTTCCCCGTGGAACAATGCTACTACTTGACCTGAAGGCTATACAAAATGACCCGAAAATCTGGGAAGACCCTGAGATGTTTAGGCCTGAGAGGTTCCTGGAGGGAAATGCGGGGCATGGATGGCTGCCATTTGGTTCAGGGAGAAGGAAGTGTCCCGGAGAAGGATTGGCTATGCGGGTAATTGTATTGGCATTGGGAGCATTGATTCAGTGTTTTGACTGGGAGCGTATTGGTAAAGAGATGGTTGATATGACTGAAGGTCAAGGCCTTTTTGGTCCCAAGGTTGTGCCCTTGAGGGCAAAGTGCAGGGCTCGACCAAGCATTGTTGGACTTTTATCTGAAATCTGA
- the LOC141723563 gene encoding cytochrome P450 81Q32-like: MDGVILFFYLPTLLFIISALYLHSQQSKNLPPAPFPALPLFGHLYLLKRPVHETLSSLSKKYGPVFSLLYGSRRVLIVSSFAAAEECLMKNDIAFANRPKLLFGKYLGNNFTSVVWSDYGDYWRNLRKICTLEILSSHQLQKLSFIRAEEVKSMVKHLFKISGGENKMQVVEMKPFFFELMFNMLTRMIAGKRYYGEESKESEEREKFQEIIRETARLGSLDDLRDYVPVLRWFWSKDTENQLAELSKKRNEFMQNLIDEFRGSGNYKGENKTMIQILLDSSEGRPDYYTDDVIKSLMQSLLQAGAATSVDTLEWAMSLLLNNQEALNEAQNEIDNVVGKDGLINESHLAELPYLRYIINETLRMFPVVRYLLPHESSEECTVGGFRVPIGTMLLVDVKGVQNDPKIWEDPEMFRPERFQEENVRLGWLPFGSGRRKCPGEGLAMRVVVLALGAMIQCFDWGRVDKEMVDMTEGPGLFSTKVVPLRAKCGARPSMVSLLSEI; this comes from the exons ATGGACGGTGTGATCTTGTTCTTTTATTTGCCTACATTGTTGTTTATCATATCAGCTCTTTATCTACACTCTCAACAATCTAAAAATCTTCCACCAGCTCCTTTTCCTGCCTTGCCATTATTTGGCCACCTTTACCTCCTCAAAAGGCCTGTTCACGAAACTCTTTCGAGTCTTTCCAAGAAGTATGGTCCTGTTTTCTCCCTTCTATATGGCTCTCGTCGAGTTCTCATCGTATCCTCCTTTGCAGCTGCAGAAGAGTGTTTAATGAAAAACGATATTGCATTTGCCAACCGTCCTAAACTTCTATTTGGAAAATATTTAGGGAACAATTTTACTAGCGTTGTTTGGTCAGATTACGGTGATTACTGGAGAAATCTCCGTAAAATCTGCACGTTGGAGATTTTATCGTCTCATCAGCTGCAGAAGCTGTCATTTATTCGAGCAGAGGAAGTTAAGTCTATGGTGAAACACCTGTTTAAAATTTCTGGTGGTGAAAATAAAATGCAGGTGGTGGAGATGAAGCCTTTTTTCTTCGAGCTGATGTTTAACATGCTGACAAGGATGATCGCTGGTAAGAGATATTATGGAGAGGAGTCGAAGGAGTCCGAGGAGAGGGAGAAATTTCAAGAGATAATAAGGGAGACAGCAAGGTTGGGAAGTCTTGATGATTTAAGGGATTATGTGCCTGTTTTGAGGTGGTTTTGGTCCAAGGATACGGAGAATCAGCTTGCTGAATTGAGTAAGAAGAGAAACGAGTTTATGCAAAACTTGATTGATGAGTTTCGAGGCTCTGGTAATTATAAAGGGGAGAATAAAACTATGATTCAGATATTGTTAGACTCCAGTGAAGGCAGACCTGATTACTACACGGATGATGTTATCAAAAGCCTGATGCAG TCCCTCTTACAGGCAGGAGCTGCTACTTCAGTTGATACTCTGGAATGGGCAATGTCACTTTTGCTGAACAACCAAGAAGCATTAAATGAAGCTCAAAATGAAATTGACAATGTTGTGGGAAAAGATGGCCTAATAAACGAATCACATTTGGCGGAGCTTCCTTATCTACGTTACATCATCAACGAGACACTAAGAATGTTCCCAGTTGTACGATATCTTTTACCCCATGAGTCATCTGAGGAATGCACGGTAGGTGGATTTCGTGTTCCTATTGGAACAATGCTGCTGGTGGACGTGAAGGGCGTACAAAATGACCCGAAAATCTGGGAAGACCCTGAGATGTTTAGGCCTGAGAGATTCCAGGAGGAAAATGTGAGGCTCGGATGGCTACCATTTGGCTCAGGGAGAAGGAAGTGCCCTGGAGAAGGACTAGCTATGCGCGTAGTTGTACTGGCATTAGGAGCAATGATTCAGTGTTTTGATTGGGGCCGTGTCGATAAAGAGATGGTTGATATGACTGAAGGCCCTGGCCTTTTTTCTACCAAGGTTGTGCCCTTGAGGGCAAAGTGTGGAGCTCGACCTAGCATGGTCAGCCTTTTATCTGAAATCTGA